A DNA window from Pseudomonas sp. GD03919 contains the following coding sequences:
- a CDS encoding outer membrane protein OmpK, with protein sequence MKLKHLPHCLALSAGLFSGQQALAGDLLHWQDNSLSYLYGENFQRMNFNGEEQRTQSTFTFEHASGWAWGDLFYFVDYIRADNVQSRGSFNNGTFRQHDKDSFYYMEFSPRISLSWLTGQKLAAGPIKDVYAAFTYEKGNGGPGPENYLYGIGLDWEVPGFTYFKTNLYQVKINNHTFFADSNSNGYATQLTVSAAYPFSLGEQDFVVDGFIDWRSPSRDAGTQTSVGSSVQVKWDAGKALFGKERQLYVGTEINMWRAKYGVKPVDGSADRFDQTAVQALVKYHF encoded by the coding sequence ATGAAACTCAAGCATCTACCCCACTGCCTCGCCCTGTCAGCCGGACTGTTCTCTGGTCAGCAGGCACTCGCTGGCGACCTGCTGCACTGGCAGGACAACAGCCTGTCATACCTGTACGGCGAAAACTTTCAGCGCATGAACTTCAATGGCGAAGAACAGCGTACCCAGAGCACCTTTACCTTCGAGCACGCCAGCGGCTGGGCCTGGGGCGACCTCTTCTATTTCGTCGACTACATCCGTGCCGACAACGTGCAGTCGCGCGGCAGCTTCAACAACGGCACCTTCCGCCAGCATGACAAGGATTCCTTCTATTACATGGAATTCTCCCCGCGCATCAGCCTGAGCTGGCTGACCGGGCAGAAGCTGGCTGCTGGTCCGATCAAGGACGTCTACGCCGCCTTCACCTATGAAAAAGGCAATGGCGGCCCTGGCCCGGAGAACTACCTGTACGGCATCGGCCTGGACTGGGAAGTACCCGGCTTCACCTACTTCAAGACCAACCTGTACCAGGTCAAGATCAACAACCATACCTTCTTCGCCGACAGTAACAGCAACGGCTACGCCACTCAGCTGACTGTCAGTGCCGCCTACCCTTTCAGCCTGGGCGAACAGGATTTCGTCGTCGACGGCTTCATCGACTGGCGCTCGCCATCGCGCGATGCCGGCACGCAGACCTCGGTCGGCTCCTCGGTCCAGGTCAAGTGGGATGCGGGCAAGGCCCTGTTCGGCAAGGAGCGCCAGCTCTACGTGGGCACCGAGATCAACATGTGGCGCGCCAAATATGGCGTCAAACCAGTGGATGGCTCGGCTGATCGTTTCGACCAGACCGCTGTGCAGGCGCTGGTCAAGTATCACTTCTGA
- a CDS encoding urate hydroxylase PuuD produces MEAHFTEWLNLGIRWIHMITGIAWIGASFYFVWLENNLNRSNPRVGLSGDLWAIHGGGIYHLEKYKLAPPKMPENLHWFKWEAYATWLSGVALLLVVYYLNPSLYLVKPGVDLAPAAAIAIGLGSMAVSYVIYHLLCDSPLGKRPALLGAVLFVLIIAAAYGFSQIFSGRAAYIHVGAIIGTIMVGNVFFTIMPAQRALVKAIETNTTPDPLLPAKGLLRSRHNNYFTLPVLFIMISNHFPSTYGSQYNWAILAGIAILAVLVRHYFNTRHDSSKYVWTLPAAALGMICLAYVTAPAQRAPAAAPVAAIEQPSSAAPAKVEEASPAATPVEQAANTNGTAAVSVGASDFAKVESVIHERCTVCHSASPTSPMFSTAPAGFMLDTPEQMKAQAAKIHAQTVATQIMPLGNITQMTQDERDLIGSWITEGAQIN; encoded by the coding sequence GTGGAAGCACATTTCACCGAATGGCTAAACCTGGGCATCCGCTGGATCCATATGATCACCGGTATCGCCTGGATCGGCGCATCCTTCTATTTCGTCTGGCTGGAGAACAACCTCAACCGGAGCAACCCACGCGTGGGCCTGTCGGGCGACCTCTGGGCGATTCACGGCGGCGGCATCTACCACCTGGAAAAGTACAAGCTGGCTCCGCCGAAAATGCCGGAGAACCTGCACTGGTTCAAATGGGAAGCCTACGCCACCTGGCTGTCGGGCGTCGCCCTGCTGCTGGTGGTGTATTACCTCAACCCCAGTCTGTATCTGGTCAAGCCCGGCGTCGATCTGGCGCCCGCTGCGGCCATCGCCATCGGTCTTGGCTCGATGGCAGTCAGCTACGTGATCTATCACCTGCTCTGCGACTCACCGCTGGGCAAGCGTCCGGCCCTGCTCGGCGCCGTGCTATTCGTGCTGATCATCGCCGCCGCCTATGGCTTCAGCCAGATCTTCAGTGGCCGCGCGGCGTACATCCATGTCGGCGCAATCATCGGCACCATCATGGTCGGCAACGTGTTCTTCACCATCATGCCGGCCCAGCGTGCACTGGTTAAGGCCATCGAAACCAACACCACGCCCGACCCGCTGCTGCCGGCCAAAGGTCTGCTGCGCTCGCGCCACAACAACTACTTCACCCTGCCGGTGCTGTTCATCATGATCAGCAACCACTTCCCGAGCACTTACGGCAGCCAGTACAACTGGGCGATCCTGGCCGGGATTGCGATCCTGGCGGTGCTGGTACGTCACTACTTCAACACCCGCCACGACAGCAGCAAGTACGTCTGGACCCTGCCAGCGGCAGCACTGGGCATGATCTGCCTGGCCTACGTCACGGCGCCGGCGCAACGCGCACCGGCCGCTGCTCCAGTCGCAGCCATCGAGCAGCCGTCCAGCGCAGCACCGGCCAAGGTGGAAGAGGCAAGCCCGGCAGCCACACCTGTCGAGCAAGCCGCCAACACAAACGGCACAGCAGCCGTCAGCGTCGGCGCGAGTGATTTTGCCAAGGTCGAAAGCGTGATTCACGAACGCTGCACCGTGTGCCACTCGGCCAGCCCCACCAGCCCGATGTTCAGCACCGCGCCGGCCGGTTTCATGCTCGACACCCCCGAGCAGATGAAGGCACAAGCGGCAAAGATTCACGCACAGACCGTGGCCACGCAGATCATGCCCCTGGGCAATATCACCCAGATGACCCAGGACGAACGCGACCTGATCGGTAGCTGGATCACCGAAGGCGCGCAGATCAACTGA
- a CDS encoding ureidoglycolate lyase, with protein sequence MRSLTIEPLSKEAFAPFGDVIETDGSDFFMINNGSTRRYHKLATVETAQPEDKAIISIFSAEALEMPLTIRMLERHPLGSQAFIPLLGHPFLIVVAPIGDVPVSGAVRAFLSNGRQGINYHRGVWHHPVLAIEKRDDFLVVDRSGSGNNCDEHFFNEDEFLLLNPHQ encoded by the coding sequence ATGCGTAGCCTGACCATCGAGCCCCTGAGCAAAGAAGCCTTCGCCCCTTTCGGTGACGTGATCGAAACCGACGGCAGCGACTTCTTCATGATCAACAACGGTTCCACCCGCCGCTATCACAAGCTGGCCACCGTGGAGACCGCACAGCCGGAGGACAAGGCAATCATCAGCATCTTCAGTGCCGAGGCGCTGGAAATGCCGTTGACCATCCGCATGCTGGAACGCCATCCGCTGGGCAGCCAGGCTTTCATTCCGCTGCTCGGCCACCCCTTTCTGATCGTGGTCGCGCCAATTGGCGATGTACCTGTATCAGGGGCCGTGCGTGCCTTCCTCAGCAATGGCAGGCAGGGCATCAATTACCATCGCGGCGTCTGGCACCACCCGGTGCTGGCGATCGAAAAGCGGGATGACTTCCTGGTGGTTGATCGCAGTGGTTCCGGCAACAACTGCGATGAGCATTTCTTCAATGAGGACGAGTTTCTTCTCCTCAACCCCCACCAATAA